In Stenotrophomonas sp. ASS1, the following proteins share a genomic window:
- a CDS encoding nuclear transport factor 2 family protein, with amino-acid sequence MERDIVEDLHERQLAALEQRLRQALLDDDHDALTALVSPALFMMDGQGGRMLDLPWLGDWLAGNLRVSSLQSYAVETLLCGRLALLSSDVRLSVRGQGQERELKLRLLRVWTCSSGDSGAQLLSMAVLAA; translated from the coding sequence ATGGAACGGGACATCGTTGAAGACCTGCATGAGCGGCAGCTGGCAGCGCTGGAACAGCGCCTGCGGCAGGCATTGCTGGATGACGACCACGATGCGCTGACCGCGCTGGTATCGCCGGCCTTGTTCATGATGGATGGGCAGGGCGGGCGCATGCTCGATCTGCCCTGGCTGGGCGACTGGCTGGCCGGGAACCTGCGGGTGAGCAGCCTGCAATCGTACGCGGTGGAAACGCTGCTGTGCGGACGCCTGGCATTGTTGTCCAGCGACGTGCGCTTGTCGGTGCGCGGGCAGGGCCAGGAGCGCGAGCTGAAACTGCGCCTGCTGCGGGTCTGGACCTGCAGTTCCGGCGACAGCGGCGCGCAGCTGCTGTCGATGGCGGTGCTGGCCGCATGA
- a CDS encoding MliC family protein, with protein sequence MRVVPSLLAASLGLVLAACQPAQPPAAGGNDAPPAAPQPSASTEGGSETTYQCGDLSVRATFNGEDAATVVIGERTFAMSSERAASGAKYGDGQGNSFWTKGSDDGLLSLKGEADRECHAVEATEGDGSAGNAAFRATGNEPGWLAVVDGDTPGLQVEVDYGERRFDVAQPTAGADGWSGKASDGTDVKLSFQRTTCQDDMSGEAFEAKVNLTIGTRQYHGCGNFGAKQP encoded by the coding sequence ATGCGTGTAGTCCCCAGTCTGTTGGCAGCCTCCCTCGGGTTGGTGCTGGCCGCGTGCCAGCCGGCCCAGCCGCCCGCCGCAGGCGGCAATGACGCCCCGCCTGCCGCGCCGCAGCCGAGCGCCAGCACCGAAGGTGGCAGCGAGACCACGTACCAGTGTGGTGATCTGAGCGTGCGCGCGACCTTCAATGGCGAGGATGCGGCCACGGTGGTGATCGGCGAACGCACCTTCGCCATGAGCTCCGAGCGTGCGGCGTCGGGTGCCAAGTACGGCGATGGCCAGGGCAACAGCTTCTGGACCAAGGGCAGCGATGACGGCCTGTTGAGCCTGAAGGGCGAGGCGGACCGAGAGTGCCATGCGGTCGAAGCCACTGAAGGCGATGGCAGCGCCGGCAATGCCGCATTCCGTGCCACCGGCAATGAGCCCGGCTGGCTGGCGGTTGTCGACGGCGACACGCCGGGCCTGCAGGTGGAAGTGGATTACGGTGAGCGTCGTTTCGATGTCGCCCAGCCCACCGCAGGTGCTGACGGCTGGAGTGGCAAGGCGTCTGATGGCACCGACGTCAAGCTCAGCTTCCAGCGCACGACCTGCCAGGATGACATGAGTGGCGAGGCGTTCGAGGCCAAGGTGAACCTGACCATCGGCACCCGCCAGTACCACGGCTGCGGCAATTTCGGCGCGAAGCAGCCGTAA
- the yeiP gene encoding elongation factor P-like protein YeiP gives MKANDIKKGNVVEYNNGVYQIRDIERSSPQGRGGNVRFRFIMYSVPGGNKLDASFDADDNLVEVELLRRQSTYSYKDGDAFVFLDDEDYTPYTLDADVIGDDAGYITDGLTGIYVQVIDEQPVAIQLPASVVLEVIETPPELKGGTATKRPKPAKLNTGIEIMVPEYIVNGERVLVNTATGEFAGRAD, from the coding sequence ATGAAAGCCAACGACATCAAGAAGGGCAACGTCGTCGAGTACAACAACGGCGTGTACCAGATCCGCGACATCGAGCGCAGCTCGCCGCAGGGTCGCGGCGGCAACGTCCGCTTCCGCTTCATCATGTACAGCGTGCCGGGCGGCAACAAGCTCGATGCCAGCTTCGATGCCGACGACAACCTGGTCGAGGTCGAACTGCTGCGCCGCCAGTCCACCTATTCGTACAAGGACGGCGATGCGTTCGTGTTCCTCGATGACGAGGACTACACCCCGTACACCCTGGACGCGGACGTGATCGGCGACGACGCCGGCTACATCACCGACGGCCTGACCGGCATCTACGTGCAGGTGATCGACGAGCAGCCGGTGGCGATCCAGCTGCCGGCCTCGGTGGTGCTGGAAGTGATTGAAACCCCGCCGGAACTGAAGGGCGGCACCGCCACCAAGCGCCCGAAGCCGGCCAAGCTCAACACCGGCATCGAAATCATGGTGCCGGAGTACATCGTCAACGGCGAGCGCGTGCTGGTGAACACCGCCACCGGCGAATTCGCGGGCCGTGCCGACTAA
- a CDS encoding SDR family oxidoreductase has translation MQLSSVRAVITGGVSGLGLAVAQHLVAQGGKVALFDLNDDKGAAAVAGLGADKARYFNVNVSDEAAVSAAIDQAHEFLGGLNVAMNCAGILGAGRVLGKEGPMPLAGFQGTVMVNLVGSFNVAKAAANRMQHNEAGTDGERGVIINTASIAAYEGQIGQAAYAASKGGVVSMTLPMARELSRFGIRVNTIAPGVFWTPMVDGMPEAVQQSLAASIPFPSRLGKPEDFASLVGFILGNTYLNGETIRLDGATRLAPK, from the coding sequence ATGCAGCTGTCTTCCGTACGTGCCGTGATCACTGGCGGCGTCTCCGGCCTCGGCCTGGCCGTGGCCCAGCACCTCGTCGCCCAGGGCGGCAAGGTGGCCCTGTTCGACCTCAACGACGACAAGGGTGCTGCTGCCGTTGCCGGGCTGGGTGCCGACAAGGCCCGCTATTTCAACGTCAACGTCAGCGATGAAGCGGCCGTTTCGGCAGCCATCGACCAGGCCCACGAGTTCCTCGGTGGCCTGAACGTGGCGATGAACTGCGCCGGCATCCTCGGCGCCGGCCGCGTGCTGGGCAAAGAAGGGCCGATGCCGCTGGCCGGCTTCCAGGGCACGGTGATGGTCAACCTGGTCGGTAGCTTCAACGTTGCAAAGGCCGCGGCCAACCGCATGCAGCACAACGAAGCCGGCACCGACGGCGAGCGCGGCGTGATCATCAATACCGCCAGCATCGCCGCCTACGAAGGCCAGATCGGCCAGGCCGCGTACGCCGCCAGCAAGGGCGGCGTGGTGTCGATGACGCTGCCGATGGCGCGCGAACTGTCGCGCTTCGGCATCCGCGTCAATACGATTGCTCCAGGCGTGTTCTGGACGCCGATGGTGGACGGCATGCCCGAGGCCGTGCAGCAGTCGCTGGCCGCCTCGATTCCGTTCCCGTCGCGCCTGGGCAAGCCGGAAGACTTCGCCAGCCTGGTCGGCTTCATCCTCGGCAACACCTACCTCAATGGCGAGACCATCCGCCTGGACGGCGCTACCCGCCTCGCTCCGAAGTGA
- a CDS encoding hydroxymethylglutaryl-CoA lyase has translation MSDYVRIVEVGPRDGLQNEKQSVSTADKIELINRLSATGLRSIEATSFVSPKWIPQLADAAEVYAGIQRRPGIHYPVLVPNEQGYDRARAVGVEEVAVFTAASEAFNRTNTNAGIDESLARFEPILRRAAADGVRVRGYVSTVLGCPYQGEVPLADVVRVARALHQMGCYEISLGDTIGVGTPRKARAMLQAVAAEIPMAALAVHFHDTYGQAIANIATCLEEGVRVVDSAVSGAGGCPYAKGASGNVASEDVVYLLQGLGLDSGVDLPALAETGRWLAGLLGRATASRTGQALAAS, from the coding sequence ATGAGCGACTACGTCCGCATCGTCGAGGTCGGCCCGCGTGACGGTCTGCAGAACGAAAAGCAGTCGGTGTCCACCGCCGACAAGATCGAACTGATCAACCGCCTGTCGGCCACCGGCCTGCGCAGCATCGAGGCGACCAGCTTCGTCAGCCCGAAGTGGATCCCGCAGCTGGCCGATGCCGCCGAGGTCTACGCCGGCATCCAGCGCCGGCCCGGCATCCACTACCCGGTGCTGGTGCCGAACGAACAGGGCTACGACCGCGCCCGTGCGGTGGGCGTGGAGGAAGTGGCGGTGTTCACCGCCGCCTCGGAGGCGTTCAACCGCACCAACACCAATGCAGGCATCGACGAATCGCTGGCCCGGTTCGAGCCGATCCTGCGCCGCGCCGCCGCCGATGGCGTGCGCGTGCGCGGTTACGTGTCCACCGTGCTCGGCTGCCCTTACCAGGGCGAGGTGCCGCTGGCCGACGTGGTGCGGGTGGCGCGCGCCCTGCATCAGATGGGCTGTTACGAAATCTCGCTGGGCGACACCATCGGCGTCGGCACCCCGCGCAAGGCCCGGGCGATGCTGCAGGCGGTTGCCGCCGAGATTCCGATGGCCGCACTGGCCGTGCACTTCCACGACACCTATGGCCAGGCCATCGCCAACATCGCCACCTGCCTGGAAGAAGGCGTGCGCGTGGTCGACAGCGCGGTGTCTGGCGCCGGTGGCTGCCCGTATGCCAAGGGCGCCAGCGGCAATGTCGCCAGCGAGGACGTGGTCTACCTGCTGCAGGGCCTGGGCCTGGACAGCGGCGTGGACCTGCCTGCACTGGCCGAGACCGGCCGCTGGCTGGCCGGCCTGCTCGGCCGCGCCACTGCCAGCCGCACCGGCCAGGCATTGGCGGCCAGCTGA
- a CDS encoding VOC family protein produces MLDHLGLTSADLARSKTFFLQALAPLQIGVVMEVTAEQTGAHDHIGFGSEGKPFFWLGNGGTASHGVHVAFACASRTQVDAFHAAALAAGGRDNGAPGLRPWYHPDYYGAFVLDPDGNNIEAVCHRPADEVAA; encoded by the coding sequence ATGCTCGATCATCTTGGTTTGACCAGCGCCGACCTGGCGCGCAGCAAGACCTTCTTCCTGCAGGCGCTGGCGCCGCTGCAGATCGGCGTGGTGATGGAAGTCACCGCCGAACAGACCGGCGCGCACGACCACATCGGCTTCGGCAGCGAGGGCAAGCCGTTCTTCTGGCTCGGCAATGGCGGCACCGCCAGCCACGGTGTGCACGTGGCCTTCGCCTGCGCCAGCCGCACCCAGGTGGACGCCTTCCATGCCGCTGCTCTCGCCGCCGGCGGTCGCGACAACGGCGCGCCGGGCCTGCGCCCGTGGTACCACCCCGACTACTACGGCGCCTTCGTGCTCGACCCGGATGGCAACAACATCGAGGCGGTATGCCACCGCCCTGCCGACGAGGTGGCCGCATGA
- a CDS encoding enoyl-CoA hydratase-related protein, with product MNDALQIERSGAVLTLWLNRPELHNAFDAGLIARLTAALEAAGRDDAVRAVVVAGHGASFSAGADMQWMRGMAAASEADNREDSLALARLMRTLDELPKPTLARVHGAAFGGGVGLVACCDIAIASTAARFGLTESRLGLLPAVISPYVIEAIGPRQARRWFATGEHFDADTALRIGLVHQLVEPERLDEAVQRQLALLDKAGPIASSSAKQLVRQVHDSHDRDALDRDNAALIARLRVSAEGQEGLGAFLDKRAPHWVTEA from the coding sequence ATGAACGATGCTTTGCAGATCGAGCGCAGCGGCGCCGTCCTCACCCTCTGGCTGAACCGGCCCGAGCTGCACAATGCCTTTGACGCCGGCTTGATAGCGCGGCTGACCGCCGCCCTCGAAGCCGCCGGACGCGACGACGCGGTGCGCGCGGTAGTGGTGGCCGGCCACGGCGCCTCCTTCTCGGCCGGCGCCGACATGCAGTGGATGCGTGGCATGGCCGCCGCCAGCGAGGCCGACAACCGCGAGGACTCGCTGGCCCTGGCGCGGCTGATGCGCACCCTGGACGAGCTGCCCAAGCCAACCCTGGCCCGGGTCCACGGCGCGGCCTTCGGTGGCGGCGTCGGCCTGGTCGCCTGCTGCGACATCGCCATCGCCAGCACCGCGGCGCGCTTCGGCCTGACCGAAAGCCGCCTCGGCCTGCTGCCGGCGGTGATCTCGCCCTACGTGATCGAGGCCATCGGCCCGCGCCAGGCCCGTCGCTGGTTCGCCACCGGCGAGCACTTCGATGCCGATACCGCACTGCGCATCGGCCTGGTCCACCAGCTGGTCGAGCCGGAACGCTTGGACGAGGCCGTGCAGCGCCAGCTGGCCCTGCTCGACAAGGCCGGCCCGATCGCTTCTTCCAGCGCCAAGCAGCTGGTGCGGCAGGTGCATGACAGCCATGACCGCGATGCCCTGGATCGCGATAATGCCGCCCTGATCGCGCGCCTGCGGGTGTCCGCCGAGGGCCAGGAAGGCCTGGGCGCCTTCCTCGACAAGCGCGCGCCCCACTGGGTCACGGAAGCCTGA
- a CDS encoding FeoA family protein, which produces MTLSELPLHASAVVESVQDLHANDAIARRLRELGFVKGEEVRLVAKGPVGGEPLLVQVGFTRFALRISEAKRVVVDANRQERRA; this is translated from the coding sequence ATGACGCTGTCCGAACTGCCGCTGCACGCCTCGGCCGTGGTCGAGTCCGTGCAGGACCTCCATGCCAACGATGCCATCGCCCGTCGCCTGCGCGAGCTGGGTTTCGTGAAGGGCGAGGAAGTGCGCCTGGTGGCCAAGGGCCCGGTCGGTGGCGAGCCGCTGCTGGTGCAGGTCGGGTTCACCCGGTTTGCGCTGCGTATCAGTGAAGCCAAGCGCGTCGTGGTCGACGCCAACCGCCAGGAGCGTCGCGCATGA
- a CDS encoding ferrous iron transporter B, translating to MTAATSTAPLRIALVGNPNSGKTALFNQLTGSRQKVANYTGVTVERKEGRLRAPSGREFAVLDLPGAYSLHPASLDEAITRDLCRGFYPGEAAPDVLLCVIDATNLRLHLRFALELRELGKPMVVALNMVDAAQRRGIQVDVAALERELGVPVVETVAVRKQGAKALVERLDAMVPHLDAPVPGPEGGIDYHAKVREILSVAVRMPARTAKVDDALDRWLLHPVFGLISLAVVMFLIFQAVYAWATPLMDGIEAGFAWLGAFVGSVLPEGPLASLLTDGIIAGVGGVVVFLPQILILFFFILVLEESGYLPRAAFLLDRMMAAAGLSGRSFIPLLSSFACAVPGIMSTRSIQDPRDRLATILVAPLMTCSARLPVYALLIGAFIPQKTVWGVFNQQGLVLFGLYAAGILSALAMSWIMKKWRRDKSEHPLMLELPSYRLPHVRDLAVGLYERGMIFLKRVGGIILALTILLWVLLSFPAAPAGATMPAIDYSYAGQIGHAMAVFFAPLGFNWQICIALIPGLAAREVAVSSLATVYALSAADDDAASQALTPLISDGWSLATALSLLVWYIYAPMCISTLATIKRETNSWKTMAFSAFYLFAAAYVAALITYQVTKALGGG from the coding sequence ATGACCGCTGCAACTTCTACCGCGCCCCTGCGCATTGCGCTGGTCGGTAACCCCAACAGTGGCAAGACCGCGCTGTTCAACCAGCTGACCGGCAGCCGGCAGAAGGTTGCCAACTACACCGGCGTCACCGTCGAGCGCAAGGAAGGCCGCCTGCGCGCGCCGTCCGGCCGCGAGTTCGCCGTACTCGACCTGCCCGGTGCCTACAGCCTGCACCCGGCCAGCCTGGACGAGGCGATCACCCGTGACCTGTGCCGGGGCTTCTACCCGGGCGAGGCTGCACCGGACGTGCTGCTGTGCGTGATCGACGCCACCAACCTGCGCCTGCACCTGCGCTTCGCGCTGGAACTGCGCGAGCTGGGCAAGCCGATGGTGGTTGCGCTGAACATGGTCGATGCGGCCCAGCGCCGTGGCATCCAGGTGGACGTGGCCGCGCTGGAGCGCGAGCTGGGCGTGCCGGTGGTGGAAACCGTGGCGGTGCGCAAGCAGGGCGCCAAAGCCCTGGTCGAGCGCCTCGATGCGATGGTGCCGCACCTGGATGCGCCGGTGCCGGGCCCGGAAGGTGGCATCGACTACCACGCCAAGGTGCGCGAGATCCTGTCAGTGGCCGTGCGCATGCCGGCGCGGACCGCCAAGGTCGACGACGCGTTGGACCGCTGGCTGCTGCACCCGGTGTTCGGCCTGATCAGCCTGGCGGTGGTGATGTTCCTGATCTTCCAGGCGGTGTATGCCTGGGCGACACCGTTGATGGACGGCATCGAGGCCGGTTTCGCCTGGCTTGGTGCGTTTGTTGGCAGCGTGCTGCCGGAAGGCCCGCTGGCCAGCCTGCTGACTGACGGCATCATCGCCGGTGTGGGTGGCGTGGTGGTGTTCCTGCCGCAGATCCTGATCCTGTTCTTCTTCATCCTGGTGCTGGAGGAATCCGGCTACCTGCCGCGTGCGGCGTTCCTGCTCGACCGCATGATGGCCGCCGCAGGCCTGTCCGGCCGCTCGTTCATCCCGCTGCTGTCCAGCTTCGCCTGCGCGGTGCCGGGCATCATGTCCACGCGCAGCATCCAGGACCCGCGTGACCGCCTGGCCACGATCCTGGTCGCGCCGCTGATGACCTGCTCGGCACGCCTGCCGGTGTATGCGCTGCTGATTGGCGCGTTCATCCCGCAGAAGACGGTGTGGGGCGTGTTCAACCAGCAGGGCCTGGTGCTGTTCGGCCTGTATGCGGCGGGCATCCTCAGTGCGCTGGCGATGTCGTGGATCATGAAGAAGTGGCGCCGCGACAAGAGCGAGCACCCGCTGATGCTGGAGCTGCCGTCGTACCGCCTGCCGCACGTGCGCGACCTGGCGGTGGGCCTGTACGAGCGCGGCATGATCTTCCTCAAGCGCGTTGGCGGCATCATCCTGGCGCTGACCATCCTGCTGTGGGTGCTGCTGTCGTTCCCGGCGGCTCCGGCCGGCGCCACCATGCCGGCCATCGATTACAGCTATGCGGGCCAGATCGGCCATGCGATGGCGGTGTTCTTCGCGCCGCTGGGCTTCAACTGGCAGATCTGCATTGCGCTGATTCCGGGCCTGGCCGCGCGCGAAGTGGCGGTGTCCTCGCTGGCGACCGTGTACGCGCTGTCCGCAGCCGATGACGATGCCGCCAGCCAGGCGCTGACCCCGCTGATCAGCGACGGCTGGTCGCTGGCCACCGCGCTGTCGCTGCTGGTCTGGTACATCTACGCCCCGATGTGCATCTCGACGCTGGCCACCATCAAGCGCGAGACCAATTCGTGGAAGACGATGGCCTTCTCGGCGTTCTACCTGTTTGCTGCGGCCTACGTGGCGGCGCTGATCACCTACCAGGTGACCAAGGCGCTGGGTGGCGGCTGA
- a CDS encoding DUF6587 family protein, protein MDTGLLLQYLIIAVAVLVSAWVVLKKQFPGTVRKLRGALALALLKPGRAAWMQALGRKIAPPATGGGGACGGCDSCGPTPPKQH, encoded by the coding sequence ATGGATACCGGCCTGCTGCTGCAGTACCTGATCATCGCGGTGGCCGTGCTGGTCAGTGCCTGGGTGGTGCTGAAGAAGCAGTTCCCCGGCACCGTGCGCAAGCTGCGCGGGGCGCTGGCGCTGGCCCTGCTGAAGCCGGGCCGCGCCGCCTGGATGCAGGCGCTGGGACGGAAAATCGCGCCGCCGGCCACGGGCGGCGGTGGTGCCTGTGGCGGTTGCGACAGCTGCGGGCCGACGCCGCCCAAGCAGCACTGA
- a CDS encoding DUF4304 domain-containing protein produces the protein MKSSTVFSKCARKTGFAGTSTTRYRVLDDALLVVNHQRASESRGFYVNAGLYFPELLEYPLAPDDLETAFRYRSSIPTPHVDWRIEETPGLRRTFIQQDLDDLLEAGNRDAFKGLLLDALADVAGFAATHGNRESVRRLNQDGSFRAIIRREV, from the coding sequence ATGAAATCCTCGACTGTCTTCAGCAAGTGCGCCAGGAAGACCGGCTTTGCCGGCACGTCGACGACCCGCTACCGGGTGCTGGATGACGCCCTGCTTGTCGTGAATCACCAACGCGCCAGCGAAAGCCGAGGCTTCTATGTGAATGCCGGGCTCTACTTTCCAGAGCTGCTCGAGTACCCCCTGGCGCCTGACGATCTTGAAACGGCTTTCCGGTACCGCTCCAGCATCCCCACGCCCCATGTCGACTGGCGGATCGAAGAAACGCCGGGCCTGCGCCGGACCTTCATCCAGCAGGACCTGGACGATCTGCTGGAGGCGGGTAATCGCGACGCGTTCAAAGGCCTGCTGCTCGATGCCCTTGCCGACGTGGCGGGCTTCGCGGCAACGCATGGAAACCGGGAATCGGTGCGGCGGTTGAATCAGGACGGAAGCTTCCGCGCGATCATCCGCAGAGAGGTCTAG
- a CDS encoding NAD(P)H-dependent oxidoreductase, translating to MSRSILILLGHPDRDSLCGALAQRYATAAENAGHRVRLIALGDLEFDPVLRHGYRQIQPLEADLQDAADAIEACDHLVLVYPTWWGAMPALLKGFFDRALLPGYAFRYRRDSVWWDRLLAGRSARVITTLDTPPWYYRWIYRDPGITQIRATILEFCGIRPVRVSRLGAVRSSTPAQRSSWLALAAELGSRAG from the coding sequence GTGTCCCGTTCCATCCTGATCCTGCTCGGCCATCCCGACCGCGACAGCCTGTGCGGCGCCCTCGCCCAGCGCTATGCCACCGCCGCCGAGAACGCCGGTCATCGGGTGCGACTGATCGCACTGGGCGACCTTGAGTTCGATCCGGTGCTGCGGCATGGCTATCGCCAGATCCAGCCACTGGAAGCCGATCTGCAGGACGCCGCCGATGCGATCGAGGCCTGCGATCACCTGGTGCTGGTCTACCCGACCTGGTGGGGTGCGATGCCGGCGTTGTTGAAGGGCTTCTTCGATCGCGCGCTGTTGCCGGGGTACGCCTTCCGCTACCGGCGCGATTCGGTGTGGTGGGACCGGCTGCTGGCCGGGCGCAGCGCGCGGGTGATCACCACGCTGGATACGCCGCCCTGGTACTACCGCTGGATCTACCGCGACCCGGGCATCACCCAGATCCGCGCCACCATTCTGGAATTCTGCGGCATCCGCCCGGTGCGGGTCAGCCGTCTCGGTGCGGTGCGCAGCAGTACCCCGGCACAACGCAGCAGTTGGCTGGCGCTGGCAGCAGAGCTGGGTTCGCGGGCCGGGTAG
- a CDS encoding MerR family transcriptional regulator — MRISEVSRLTGASAKAIRLYEARGLLPPVPRLNRYRDYSEQDVAWVQLIRQALALGITLAAISRLQGRDGRLDWSAVLALLEQQRSRIASERARLAQVELDLQQVSDELQQWLRSGSGDCILQPSGCTSGV, encoded by the coding sequence ATGCGCATCTCCGAGGTCAGCCGCCTGACCGGGGCCAGCGCCAAGGCCATCCGCCTGTACGAGGCACGCGGACTGCTGCCGCCGGTGCCACGACTGAACCGCTATCGCGACTACAGCGAACAGGACGTGGCCTGGGTGCAGCTGATCCGGCAGGCGTTGGCGCTGGGCATCACGCTGGCCGCAATCTCCCGCCTGCAGGGCCGCGATGGACGGCTCGACTGGTCGGCGGTGCTGGCCCTGCTTGAGCAGCAGCGCAGCCGCATTGCCAGCGAGCGGGCACGGCTGGCGCAGGTCGAGCTCGACCTGCAGCAGGTCAGCGACGAACTGCAGCAGTGGCTGCGCTCTGGCAGCGGTGACTGCATCCTGCAACCCAGCGGCTGCACCTCTGGCGTTTGA
- a CDS encoding 3-oxoacyl-ACP reductase: protein MDGSSFMQISEQLVLVTGAGRGLGKHIARAFAAQGARVIINYHRSEAAARTLATELGGQAIALPADVTDRAQVDAMLQHALAHFGQGVTTVVNNALAAFSFNGDARDGAAEIGWPAFQAQFEGSVRGALNTVQAALPGMQACRFGRVINIGTNLFQNPVVPYHDYTAAKAALLSLTRTLAGDLGPHGITVNMLSGGLLRTTDASAATPEAVFDYIAANTPLRSVTTPAEFADAALFFASPWSRAVTGQNLVVDGGLVRD from the coding sequence ATGGATGGCAGCTCCTTCATGCAGATCAGCGAACAGCTGGTGCTGGTCACCGGCGCCGGCCGCGGCCTTGGCAAGCACATCGCCCGCGCCTTCGCCGCCCAGGGCGCCCGCGTCATCATCAACTACCACCGCAGCGAAGCCGCCGCACGTACGCTGGCCACTGAGCTGGGCGGACAGGCGATCGCGCTGCCGGCCGACGTCACCGACCGCGCCCAGGTCGATGCGATGCTGCAGCACGCGCTGGCCCACTTCGGCCAAGGTGTCACCACCGTGGTCAACAACGCGCTGGCCGCTTTCTCGTTCAATGGCGATGCCCGCGACGGCGCCGCGGAAATCGGTTGGCCGGCCTTCCAGGCGCAGTTCGAGGGCAGCGTGCGTGGCGCGCTGAACACCGTGCAGGCCGCCCTGCCCGGCATGCAGGCCTGCCGCTTCGGCCGCGTGATCAACATCGGCACCAACCTGTTCCAGAACCCGGTGGTGCCCTACCACGACTACACCGCTGCCAAGGCCGCGCTGCTGTCGCTGACACGCACCCTGGCCGGCGACCTCGGCCCACACGGCATCACCGTGAACATGCTGTCCGGCGGCCTGCTGCGCACCACCGATGCCAGCGCCGCCACGCCGGAAGCGGTGTTCGACTACATCGCCGCCAACACCCCGCTGCGCAGCGTCACCACCCCGGCCGAGTTCGCCGATGCGGCGCTGTTCTTCGCCAGCCCGTGGTCACGCGCGGTGACCGGCCAGAACCTGGTGGTGGACGGCGGGTTGGTGCGGGACTGA
- a CDS encoding dihydrodipicolinate reductase C-terminal domain-containing protein, with product MGQALLRLAAEHPETLQIVAAVTGRAPTQRVVDGVPFFGASELPGAPVFDVAIDFSLPEGFDPMLALCVERGAGLVSGTTGISSTQRQALEAAAASIPLVWASNFSLGVAVLDELVERAAQALAGWDCDIVESHHTQKKDAPSGTALTLGAAAQRGGAEPHYASLRAGDIVGEHLVQFTGLGERIELVHRATNRDIFARGALFAARQLQGRAPGSYRVRDLLQ from the coding sequence ATGGGCCAGGCCCTGCTGCGGCTGGCCGCCGAACATCCCGAAACCCTGCAGATCGTGGCTGCGGTAACCGGCCGCGCGCCGACCCAGCGCGTGGTCGACGGCGTGCCGTTCTTCGGCGCCAGCGAACTGCCTGGCGCGCCGGTGTTCGATGTGGCGATCGACTTCAGCCTGCCGGAGGGCTTCGACCCGATGCTGGCGCTGTGCGTGGAGCGGGGTGCGGGCCTGGTCTCGGGCACTACTGGCATCTCCAGCACACAGCGGCAGGCGCTGGAGGCCGCGGCGGCGTCCATCCCGCTGGTCTGGGCGTCGAATTTCAGCCTGGGCGTGGCGGTACTGGACGAGCTGGTCGAGCGCGCGGCGCAGGCGCTGGCCGGCTGGGACTGCGACATCGTCGAATCGCACCACACGCAGAAGAAGGACGCGCCGTCGGGTACCGCGCTGACCCTGGGCGCGGCCGCGCAGCGGGGTGGGGCGGAGCCGCATTACGCCAGCCTGCGTGCCGGTGACATCGTCGGCGAGCATCTGGTGCAGTTCACAGGACTGGGTGAGCGCATCGAGCTGGTGCACCGGGCCACCAACCGCGACATCTTCGCCCGCGGCGCCCTGTTTGCCGCCCGTCAGCTGCAGGGCCGCGCCCCGGGCAGCTACCGGGTGCGGGACCTGCTGCAGTAA